DNA from Caldisericum sp.:
ATAATCACTACAGGTCGTTTCTCAACAGACAGTTCGAGTGTTTGGACTATTAGTTCATCAACGCTTATCGATCCTTCTCTGTCTTTGGAAAAGAACTTGGCAACCGGAATCCAATGATCTCTATAAAACTCGTCTCTATCTGATTCTTCATACATAGCTATAAAACGTTTTCGAGCAGTATCGCTTTTATATATGACCGTTTGCACTTTTTCTTCACCAAGGATATCCCAAGCCTTATTAAAGGCTTCTTTCGAATTTAGGGAATCAAGGTTTATTTTGCCTTTTAGCTTATCCGCTAAAATATCGCACGCAATCCTTCTATTTTCTCCTTTGGGAATGGAGAGTCTTTCAAAAAAATTTGATTCGTACAAAATCTCGCTAAAAAGCTCCCACCTATCCAAAATAAGATCCTTTATACTCTTTAAGACTATTTCCTTGCCTAATGCATTAAGTGCTCCTTTCAAGTCCAGGGGAAAGTTTCCATAAAACTCTCCACGTATATCCTTGCTGAACTCACCTTGTGGGTCAATAACAAATATCGCCATATGAGAGTGTCGAGCGTAAGCAAGCATAATCATTTTAGCTAGAACTGACTTTCCTGAGCCTGTCTTTCCGAAAATCCCAATGTGATATGCTTCCCCCGCACCTTTTGGACCAGTAGCAAAATGTTTAAACCACATCGGAAGCTTTGGAAGGGAACCGTAAACATGACCAAGGTAAAAAATTTCTTCTCTATATTTTTTCAGAAGCTTGTCGATTATTTCGTCGCTAACTAGATGAATGTAAGTGCCTGTGGGTGGAACCGTTCCTAGAATGCTCGGGTCAAACTCATCTCCATTTTCTTTAAAAACCGCGCTTATCGTCATTTGCCCTAAGTGAGTATCCTGTTGACCACTCACAGGGTTTACTACACCTCTTTGTCTTGCAAGTGATCTCATGGTAGGGTCTTCAAGCCAAGTGTTTCTCAGCATAATCTCAGTTATCTGACCTAAAGCGTAATTTGTAACATTTTCTTGTTTAAAGGTGAACAAAGCAAGTTCTCCTACAAGTTTCTTCTGAACAGCTGTTCCCATAATATCTAGAGTAAGCTCGGCAGTTGAAGAAGGTGACCCAATTGTCCCAATCTTTTCACTTTGACCTATTAACTCGTCAATACTTTTATTTTCCTCGCTCATTTTGCCCTCCTTACATTTCAGTCCTATATCCGTGCATGCCAAAAATTATATCTGTTAAGTCTTCATCTTCTTCCATTTCAATTATCTTTTTAGTCGCAATTTGTCTAAAAGATTTCACTGCGGTGCTAAGGTTCTTAACCATACGATCTGCAAGAAAAAGAGGATAAGGTTCCAAAATATTTGGAGCAGCACATTGGGCCTTTACTCCTCTTACCAAAAGAGCAAGTTGAGCATCGTTTGAAGCAACATTTGGTCCAATCTCTATTCTAAGCGCTGGAGACCATTTGAATGGTCTGTAATAGAAGACTTTTATACGTCTTAGCAAGAAGTCAA
Protein-coding regions in this window:
- a CDS encoding DUF87 domain-containing protein, with the protein product MSEENKSIDELIGQSEKIGTIGSPSSTAELTLDIMGTAVQKKLVGELALFTFKQENVTNYALGQITEIMLRNTWLEDPTMRSLARQRGVVNPVSGQQDTHLGQMTISAVFKENGDEFDPSILGTVPPTGTYIHLVSDEIIDKLLKKYREEIFYLGHVYGSLPKLPMWFKHFATGPKGAGEAYHIGIFGKTGSGKSVLAKMIMLAYARHSHMAIFVIDPQGEFSKDIRGEFYGNFPLDLKGALNALGKEIVLKSIKDLILDRWELFSEILYESNFFERLSIPKGENRRIACDILADKLKGKINLDSLNSKEAFNKAWDILGEEKVQTVIYKSDTARKRFIAMYEESDRDEFYRDHWIPVAKFFSKDREGSISVDELIVQTLELSVEKRPVVI